The Candidatus Zixiibacteriota bacterium genome contains the following window.
CCGTTGATGAAGCTGACATCTTCAAGCGGCATGTTTCCTGGGAACCTGAGCAGAGTCCAGATCCGTCCGCCGTTATCGGTGCGAAGAACCTTGCCGCTGCTGGTCACCACAAAGCCGGTATCGGGATTCACGAACCAGACGCCGCTGATGTTGTCGTCGACGGGAGTCTTTATAAGTTCCCAGTTGTCAGCCCGCGTGCTGCCGGCGAACAGGAACATTGCGAGCACTGTTATCGCTGATAACCAGAGACAGTTTTTTGATTGTCGCATCTGCTGCCCTTTTGTACACTCCAGACTACGCTACGATTCAACCTTTGATGCGTGCGCAGTGTATGCATGATAGCAGTTTCTGTCAATTGAAACCGACAAGGATAAGTATCTCGCATGGCTCAGTGGCCGCTCATCGATATTCGGCATCTCAAAGTGAAGAATGAGCGGGGGGATCTCGTCTTCACCGACTTGAGCATCGAACTCCAGCCCGGCCAATCCATGATAATCACGGGGCCGGCCGGATCCGGGAAGACAACGATCGCGGAGCTTCTTGTTGGTTTGAAGTCCCCTTACGAAGGGAGCTTGGAGTTATTCGGCGAAGCCGTCAAGCCGGGGCGAACTCGACAGATGCGGAAGTTCCGGCGCAAGATCGGAGGGGTTGGCGGACCTTGGGGGCTGATCCCATCGATGACGGTGACTGAGAATATCCTCTTGCCGCTCATAATCGCCGGCGAACGCCCCAGGACTCAGAGGGAACGCCTTCGCAAGATGCTCAATGAATTCGGGCTGTCCAAAGTCGCGGGACATCACCCGGCACATTTGACACGAGTTGAAAGTACGCTCTGTCAGATAGCCCGCGCCTCGATCGCCAACCAGCCGCTCGTGGTTCTTGATGAACCCTCCGCCGGTCTTGATATCCCCACTTATCAACACGTCTGCGAGTACATGGTGAAGGCATCGGTCTCGGGCCGTTCCATGCTGGTCTTGTCGTCGGAGTTGCCGCCGCAGGAGATCCCGGGAAGTATTCATTACCGTATCGTCAACGGGCGGCTGGAATGACCCGGTTCAGTTTTGTCTGGCGAGAATTGGGGCGAATGCTCTACCGGTATCCAGGGACCGCCCTCGGCTCGTTCCTGTCGTTGAGTCTTCTGTTTCTGCTGTTCGACGTGTTCTGGGTGGCCACCGGGACGACCAATCAATTCTACGCGACGTTATTATCCGACCTTCGCATGGAGGCGTTTGTCTCGGAAGAACTGCCGGATTCGGCGCTGACACGGCTTTCGTCCGACATTGCCGACATGGCGGGCATTCGCTCGGTCGAGTACGTCTCCCGGGAACAGGCGCGTCAGGACCTGGCCAATCTGGTCGGGACCGACCTGTTGGTGGGGTATGATTCGCTGAACCCACTCCCGCGATCTTTCGTTCTCATACTCGATGGCGCGTATCACGGGCTTTCCGCAATGGGGGGCCTGGAGCAGCGATTGGTGGCTCTTACGGGCGTAGCCGAAGTGCATTACAGTAAGAAGTGGCTGGAGCAAATGGAGCAGACAAGACTCCTGTTCCGGACTGTGGGACTGGCGCTGGGCGCCATCATTTTGCTGGCGGCCATCATCACGACCAGCAACAGTATTCGCCTGATGACCAGAGCACGCGCTCTGGGCCTGCACCAGATGCGGCTCCTGGGGGCTGGCCGGTTGTTTACGGCTTCGCCGTTTCTGCTCGAAGGCTTCTTGCTTACCGGCATGTCTGCGGTGGGGTCCTGGGGGCTCTTGCTGATCGGCGTCCGGAAGATCTCATTCAGCCAGTTCGCCGTGGTAGTGCCGGCCTATGCTGACATGGCGTTATTCTGCCTGGCGGCAGCCTTGCTCGGGGCAGTCAGCGGCCTTCTGGGCATCAGGAAGGCACTGCGATGACAAAGACGATCCGGTGTTTGGCGTGCATCAGTCTCGTAGTAACCTTCATTTCCGCGGGGTTGGTGCGTGCTGCCGATCCCAAAAAGGGGAAAGTGACAGACCAGCGCCAGGAACTTGAGAAACTCAAGCGTGATGTGCAGAAGAGCCAGTCGCGGCTCGATTCGCTCAAGCGAGAGGAAGCGCGCGTTCAGAAAGACCTCTCCGAGTACGACCAGCGGATCACATCGCAAAGACAGGTCCTGGACCGTTTGAAACGAGAGCGAACGCAGCTTTCGAGGGCGATCGGCGAAGCGGAGAATCAGCAGAAATCGAGTCAGCAGAATCTCGAACAGACGCAGCGGCGTTTTCTGGCCAACGTACGCCAATTGTATGTTTCTGCCCGGCAGACCGACTATTCATTCCTCGCGCGTCCCGATGAAGAACGCGAGATGCACCGGCGGCTCATTTACCTTACGCAACTGGCCAATTTTGAGTCGGGCAGCGTCACTTCAGCCTCGCAATCCCTCTCCCAGTCTCTGGCCGAGTTGAAGCAACTCATCGGTGAAGGGAGCCAGATGTCCGGTCTGGTCAAGCAAAAAGAGGCCTCGTATGCGCTCGAAAAGAGCCGTAAGCAACGCCGGGAGAAGGCGCTCGACCGGATCCGTCGCCTGAGCAAAGATGAAGCTGAGCGGGTCATTTCGCTCAGCAAAGTTGCCGAAGAGATGGAATCGATCATCGCCCGTCTGGAGAAGCAGCAACGAGAGGCACAGGCGCGACGCCAGACGCAGCCGCGCAGCAGTTCCTCGTTCGCCGGATTGAAAGGGAATCTGGCGACGCCGTTCAAGGGAACGGTGCTGACTTCGTTCGGGCACTCGGTCGACCCGGTCACTCGCCTCAAGTCATTCTCTCCCGGCATTGTTATTAAGGGAGCGCCCAAAGGAGCTATGCACTCCGTGGCCGCCGGCACGGTCGTGTACACGGGCAATTTGCGGGGATACGGGAATTTTGTTATTGTCGATCATGACGGCGAGTACTACACGACCTACGCGGGACTTGGCGGGATTACCGTCGAATCGAACCAGGAGGTTCGCGCCGGGCAACAACTTGGGCAGGCGGGGGGTGACGGCATTGTCCGGTTCGAATTGCGTAAAGGGCGCGAGCCGCTTGATCCGGTGGAGTGGTTGACAATTGAATCGTTCTAACATCACCATGGCACAGGCGAAGGCCTGGAGTTTGTTGTCGCGCAGTTACCGATCGGGTCGAGTGGCCTCGACATATCTCTTCTGCGGGCGGGAAGGGGTTGGCCACTGGCCGTTGGCGGTCCAGTTTGCCGCCCTCCTGAATTGCCGGGAGACCGTCCCATCCGCGGAGAATCCCGAGGTTTTCGTACCGTGCGGCGTCTGCGTCCAGTGCCGGAACATCTTTGCACTCAATTTCCCGGGATTGCACTTGATCGTCCCGATCCCCTCGCAC
Protein-coding sequences here:
- a CDS encoding peptidoglycan DD-metalloendopeptidase family protein, translated to MTKTIRCLACISLVVTFISAGLVRAADPKKGKVTDQRQELEKLKRDVQKSQSRLDSLKREEARVQKDLSEYDQRITSQRQVLDRLKRERTQLSRAIGEAENQQKSSQQNLEQTQRRFLANVRQLYVSARQTDYSFLARPDEEREMHRRLIYLTQLANFESGSVTSASQSLSQSLAELKQLIGEGSQMSGLVKQKEASYALEKSRKQRREKALDRIRRLSKDEAERVISLSKVAEEMESIIARLEKQQREAQARRQTQPRSSSSFAGLKGNLATPFKGTVLTSFGHSVDPVTRLKSFSPGIVIKGAPKGAMHSVAAGTVVYTGNLRGYGNFVIVDHDGEYYTTYAGLGGITVESNQEVRAGQQLGQAGGDGIVRFELRKGREPLDPVEWLTIESF
- a CDS encoding ATP-binding cassette domain-containing protein, which translates into the protein MAQWPLIDIRHLKVKNERGDLVFTDLSIELQPGQSMIITGPAGSGKTTIAELLVGLKSPYEGSLELFGEAVKPGRTRQMRKFRRKIGGVGGPWGLIPSMTVTENILLPLIIAGERPRTQRERLRKMLNEFGLSKVAGHHPAHLTRVESTLCQIARASIANQPLVVLDEPSAGLDIPTYQHVCEYMVKASVSGRSMLVLSSELPPQEIPGSIHYRIVNGRLE
- a CDS encoding permease-like cell division protein FtsX translates to MTRFSFVWRELGRMLYRYPGTALGSFLSLSLLFLLFDVFWVATGTTNQFYATLLSDLRMEAFVSEELPDSALTRLSSDIADMAGIRSVEYVSREQARQDLANLVGTDLLVGYDSLNPLPRSFVLILDGAYHGLSAMGGLEQRLVALTGVAEVHYSKKWLEQMEQTRLLFRTVGLALGAIILLAAIITTSNSIRLMTRARALGLHQMRLLGAGRLFTASPFLLEGFLLTGMSAVGSWGLLLIGVRKISFSQFAVVVPAYADMALFCLAAALLGAVSGLLGIRKALR